The Phaenicophaeus curvirostris isolate KB17595 chromosome Z, BPBGC_Pcur_1.0, whole genome shotgun sequence genome includes the window AAAGAAAGGTGTTGCTGTATTCAGAGTTAAGAGTGCCCTCAAAATCAATAAGCACCAGGCCCAAAGAATGATTCCCCCACTGGCCACATGCTCCTGAATGTTGCCTGAGGCACTCTGCAGCCTTCCCCACTTCAAGATCCAGAGGGACCCTTACTCCTCAAAAAAGATGTGAATGCACATCATGTATGAGGACACCTACCTCAGAAGAAGACTGGGTGTAATTTGTGGTTTTTGAAATATATCATGTCTTGCAGTAAGAGGAAAATCCTGGAGCTGAAGAGACTTTTCTGTCCAGAGGCAAAGTAATCCAAACCATTTACTTCTAGCTATATAATTAAAGATTGATCAAGACTGAGTACACTGTATGCtacaaaagaaaagggaaaagaaaagctaactGCAGAGAGATCAGCAAGAAAGGAATTACTACAGGTAATGTGGGTCAGCTTCccaaggcaaaaaaattgttttcccacAGCTATCCAAACGCCTTCAGTTTTGGAAAGTCAGGATGTAGATAGAACAGGCTGGGTGCCTTACTAAAGTCTGCAAGGATAATGGAGAATAAAATACATACTTATACTAATGGGGAAGGTTGAAGTCTGCTAGGTAGCCAGCAATAAAGAACcacaaccaccaccaccaggcaCTTCACTGGAGACAATTCATAAAGCCAAGATTTACTTTAATATAATGTGAAGTATGAAGAACTTTACTCAGGTGCAAGTGTTATCATAACAAAATCAGTCGGGGACAAAAAATGGCAACACGCTGATCACATGCCCAGGTTCAGTCTCAATTGTATCATAAACCCATTTCCTGTTGCAGCGACATTCTGGTCCACATTTGTTTGAATTGCATTTAGGGCAAGGATAGAAGCAACCTGGGCAGCTCTTTTCTAAGCAGTCACACAAATCGATGTTATTACAAAGCAGCCTGCCACGTTTGTCATATTTCTTGttaattctggaaaagagaagaaaaagtagttcTCAGAGAATGCTTCATTGTGTTTGAatagtaaacaaaacaaatgtgGACAACATGTGGAACATGAAAACTGTGGAACGagtattttcctctttaacAGCATAATGAAATATATCCTAACTGCAACAGTCAGTGTCATTGGAAATAAAAGCGTAGCAAAAAAGTAAACCAAAATTCTCACATGAAAAGCTTGTTTTCTCAGCACAGCTTTCATGTGCAATAAGAAATCCCTCTGCAGTATATTAATGCTTTtactaatttaatttattttcagtaaacaGCACACCAgccattttttaatgtaaaatatgtgCTAAATTTGCATATCTTACTTGggcttataaaaaaaattttgtttcatCTGTAACATgcactctttctttttctgctctctAGTTTCAGGATTGAAGTCAGCTACCTGAGGTCCTGGATTTCGAAAGGCTAAGTATTTTAGTTGTTTCTCGAGTTGTTGCTATAAATAAACAACAGAAAGTTTACAATTAGTACATTTAGAACATTTAGAACAAATTTTTTTTAGCTGCCAAATGTCCTCACTGACtatcaaatgaaattaaaattgatATTCTTGTTAACTTCAAACAACACAGGTAGGACAATGAAGCAAAACTTAACAACACATTGTTAAAATGTTTGCTTGTCCAACTGTTTATTGACTATTCCTTTATTTGTCATTCCTATGATTGGCCATTCATCCTTACAGGAGAGGGACAACCCTGGCTCTGAATACATGACTCTGGTTCAGCGGAATGAATTTTGAAAGCTGTCTTGTGAGAGGCAGAgtcatgtattttttcttcttcatctttatCCATAACATAAAAGCACGTCCTATGATTATAAATATCTCAGCTGGATTCACCTCTATCTTCCCTCAGATGCCTAGAACCCACCTTTCTCCAAACAGTCTAGGGGCAAGAGTAATGCCTGGAGGAGCAACTAATGCAAGAAGGAAGCATTTGCGCAAGTGAGGAGTATgaagaaagcacagagaaaaataaaacaaataaactgaataaataaaagtaaataaagtaaATGTAGTAATATgagtaaaataaagtaaatataatAATATCAAAGTAAATAAAGTTTTTGAGAAATAGAAGGGAACGTTTTCTCTTGCCTATTGTATGGAATTCATGTTTGCAGTTAGCTAAAACTGCTGAGTAGTTTTAAAGTTAAAACATCGGATCTGTTTATTTCCATTCCACTTGACCCATGTGTCCTGACAGCCTCATCTAAAGGCAATGCAAACAAACATGAGCATTGTGTGAAACAGTGACTATGAGCATTGAACATacatttgtcattttttatgcaAAGGCACAAATGTATGTACAAAttcatcttttcttccctcaggTAAATGGAGCTGGCTTCTACTCCTCAGCTTCCTCGGAGGGTATCATTCCTTTTCAGACTCCACAGTGATTTTTCACAAGTGAGCGGGTGCCTTCATGTTTCTCATGGGGGAAGCAGTGGCAGTTCAGTCCGATCTGCTGATACAGTGATTTAGAAATATCCATGCACCTGAGTGCACTTATTTACAAGGTGGCTGATGTGAgccttcagctgaaaacctcCTGAAAACCTACAGAGCAATCTTGCGCACCTGTATTATTCAGATGTCTCTGCTTTTGGGTCTGGGGTAAATTTTCAGTGCAAAAACTATGCTTCAGCTTCACCATTGTCCATGACTATAAATAATGCAATATCAAGCTGGAAACACGTAATAATCTGTGGcaatagtcacagaatcacagaatcacagaataaccaggttggaacagacccaccggatcaccgagtccaaccgttcctaccaaacactaaaccatatccctcagcacctcgtccacccgtgccttaaacacctccagggaaggtgactcaaccacctccctgggcagcctgttccagtgcccaatgaccctttctgtaaagaattttttcctaacgtctagcctaaacctcccctggcggagcttgaagccattccctcttgtcctgtcccctgtcacttggaagaagaggccagcaccctcctctctacaacgtcctttcaagtagttgtagagagcaatgaggtcacccctcagcctcctcttctccaggctaaacaaccccagctctctcagccgctcctcagtCCTCCCTCTGAAAGTACTCACCTATTTCCCTGCTTCTATGACATTCTAGCTCAGAATGACCCTTAACACTCTGAATTACTTTGTTGCAAACTTGACTAATTTCATTCTTCTTATTAATGATCATTTCCCTATTGACGCcagcttgttttggtttggttttatggaaaaaatattgaagGCAATTTAAGTGTCTCGACAATAAAATGATACTGGAGAAGTCCTACcaattgtttttgttttatcgAACAGTCCTGAAGAGGAGAGACATTTCCTTCTGCAGATACTTCCAGGGCAGAATtgcttttcctgcagttttcttcttcaaaatcaCTCATTTGATCACCCTTGTGAaaaatgtatatacatatatgttaGACATGTAAAAAGAGCCACAAATTTTAAGTGTTAATTTTAAGGTAAGCAAATATACATACTAAGCTTTTATTTGTTCTCAGCCAACAGCAAGTGCAGAACAAACTGTGGCACAGCATCAGTCTCGATTTAAAAAATGTACTAAAATAATATAAGTGACATAGAAGAATAGAATAActgaataatagaatcattaggttggaaaatacgcctgagatcatcaactccaactgtacctgtccgctactaatcatgtccccaagcacctcatctacccaccttttaaacacctccggggatggtgactcaaccacctccctgggcagctgttccagtgcttgataaacgtttctatgaagaaatttttcctaatgtcctatCTAAAATTTTCCTCATAGTTTCAGGACGTTCCCTCTTTTCCTGCCacctgtgacttgggagaagagaccaacacccacctctttaCATAAACAAAACCTGTATCACTTTATTATTTGCTAAGCCACCCTCAGAAAACTTCAGGTATATAAATAAtgcagaaactaaaaaaaatgtacaggtGAGAAGCGGTGTCCTGTCAAACCACGGTGCGAAGGTTGGGGTTGTCCTGCGCAAGGACAGGAGCTGGAATGGataatccttgtgggtcccttccaacgcagggcgttctatgattctaagattctaacACATAAAAACGATTTGGAAATGTGCAAATGAAAGCAacagcaggcaggagcagccaTGTCGCTTGCCAGCAGGTGACACTGTTGTCCCAGCTGCGAGTCCTTTCCCAAGGTTTCAAAAAGGAGCCCCTGGACGGGTGTGTGGGCAGGACAGTCCTGGGCATGTTCTCTAACGTTAttcattgaatcacagaattatagaacggtttgggttggaaagagaCCTTTAGTAACAGAAGGGGATGCTTTTTTTGAGAGGTGAAAAAAGCAGCCTTCAGCCTGTTTCAGAGGCGGTTTTCCTTTCTCCTATTCAGTGACCTGAAGATTGAACAAGATTGTAACAggatgctctgcagcatcagtgggaCTTGACCATCTTTTTAGGATTAGAAAAGGAAGGCTATTACCAGACAATTAATGTTTGCTGTATCACAGCCTGCTTTCCTACGGGAAATTTTCTAGACACctacaaataaaacaagaatgAAGGCCGTTGCTCCAGGGAAAATAATCATTGCTCTTTATTTGCACTTAAATTTGTATCCTGGTAATGATTTGTTTCCTATATCCCCTGTTGTGTCCAACCATGCACCCAGCATTGTTATGAGTGTACATGACCATCATCTGTGCCTGGTTTATTATTGTGCAGGGGTCAGAAGCAGAACAGCTACCAGCAGCTACCAGTGTAAGTATGCAGAATTCCCATGTGTCCTCTGGTGGTGCAAATATTTGACTCCTTTGGAAACTAGGTCCTAGCAGTTATCTGGAGCCAAACACACAAAATCAAGAGCCACTTTTGAAATACTGTCATGAAATGAACATGCATCTGGTTCCTAATATCTTTGCACCTCTGAAAATATCCTGCACAGTAAATGTAGCACTTTTCTGTCTCCATATATTTTGTGGAAATGAAGTGTTAGATCTTAGTCCTcaagaaagataataaaaaatgatgCAGAATGTGACTAGGAGACTGTGCAAGATTCAGAAACTGGTGAGAGTCACAGGACTGATCATCCTCCATATCATGTTCTGAAGGGGTGTAGGGGAATGAGGGAGACTTCAGGACTCAGACATCCACTCTCAAGTCTGCAGAACCTAATTGTTCAAAGCAAAGTATTCTTGGTCCTGAAGCAGAATTTTTTCATCTACCTTTTTTTGATCTGGCTGTAGTGATAACTTAGGGGCAATGAACTGAATACGAGTCTCTTCCACAAATACTTCAACTCTAAGGATAACTATCAATTGTACtcttcctccaaaaaaaaaacccaatctaTTTTCTCCTACACCTTCTGAACAGAGCAAGTCCCTCCTGGGGGGTGATTCAACATCTCACTATGTCTGTACTGTAtggctgggaactgggaaatCCATCACAGATCCTAGGCACAGCTGACAAGGCTGAAAGCAGATTAAGGGAGGGAGAAAACCAGAGGCTGTGTTGCATTAAAAGGTACTTGGTCTTATCCAAGAGACAGATGTTTCTGCTCAGAGAACAGTTTCAGAAGATGTTGGGATTTAGAAGGAACTGCATTTGTTTATGAATTTtgtaagagaaatattttcctatatCTACTCTTTCAAGAATTTAATATTCCTATTTACGATCCTTGCAGACTGCACTGCAAGGATGGTGAGTGGCATCCAGATACTTCAAGCTGCTTGATCTCAGCAGCCTAAAGCTGGCAGGTCTTGCAAGGCTTGCCAGAGTGAATGCACATTGTTTTCAAGTTGTATTTGTTCAAGCCATTGGAGACTTTCTGGCTTAGATATGTAAGCACATTCATCACCTTCACTACAGAAAAACAAGATTAAAGCCCTATGGCTTTAATCCCCCTATGTCCACACAGATTAGACTGACCTGCTGCAATAGTCCAATCTTCCGCATAGCCTAGTTCTGTAGAGGTGTCTGTGGGCTCAGAAACCAGTAGTCAGGTTTGTGGCACGTTCATGTATGCACCTTGAAATCTCTATAGAATATTTGGTGCCAAATTAAGAATGAGAATAAAACATTCTTTCTCAGGATCAGCTGTGGACTGAGCTCTAGAGATACGGAAAGGCCACTTACCAACTAGCCTGTGCCTTCTCTCATAGACCCAAACATGCCTATGTGTTCAGAAGATGGCCCTGAAGTCAGCTGGGaaacagaccagatgaagaaatAGGTCTCATCTGGTTTCCCAGAAAACTGATAAATATGGTGACAGAGCAACAGCCCATTCTGTGACAGGAGTCTGGAAGAGTAaatccctccctctcccagtaaaataaaacaaatccttATGAGTTTTCCCTCCCAAGCCAAGAGCCTTTCTGCTGTAACTGGAAGTGAGGGATCCTTTGGCTAAACTCTAAGAGATAAGTATAAAATCATGTGCATCCTCTGGATGTCACACAATATGCAGAAGAGAGCTACCAGACTTACCTTCTGAAAACCTGCATTTGTGAATGGAGTATGTTCAGCTCAGAGTAgacaagagagaaggaaggttctccagatttttaaattttactcaCCAAAAGAAGGGGCTGAGGCAGGTTGACTGCTGCACAATTCCTCTGATAGTTGAGGTATGACATCAGCCCTGCAGCAactgaaacagaagacaaataaaCTAGTGCTCCCCAGAGAAGTAGGCTGAAGACAGGACCAGGTAAATGTCTTAAAGGACCTCACACTGTCTGTCTCATTAATTATGGCTTTTAAATAGTTCTTAGCTCAGAAATTGGAAATAAAGAACTTATATAAACTGGGATGAGAGTCCTCATTTATCACTTTCATCTGTGCGATGGTCACAGAACAAATGTATTtcttagggctttttttttttccttaaaggcaagtaaacaaaaaaacccaaccaaacaaaaaagcaaactgtaataattaatgcattttaaaaaatggagatttttttttgagcacATGGGCATACTAAAGGACTGTTTTACCACTCTAGACAAAACATTCTGACTTCTGTTCACCATTTCCAACGATCAAAAATCATAATCAATACATTCCCCAATAGCTAAAGTAATAATGCAAGCCTACAGTTCAGCTTGCTCTCTTTCCATTCTATTTGTTGCACCAGTAGAGATAACTCAGTCTCCTCCTGGTACATCCAGGTGCCTGTCTCCAGCATGCTGCAACCACTTATGGCTTTCATTACTCTTCTCTAGAACACAGCTAAATCCTAATGAACATCCTAAACTATCAAGTCTTATAAATACTCCTGTTGCACTTGGACAAGTAGTCCAACGAGTCTTTTATCTTCATCATCTGTATCCACCCATTCTCTAAGGTATTTCACAATCCAGTCTGAGGGCAAATAAATTTGTTGTTTAACATAGTACTTTCTTTCCCTCCAAacacatttaaaaccaaaagcagATA containing:
- the ARL14EPL gene encoding ARL14 effector protein-like, whose protein sequence is MSDFEEENCRKSNSALEVSAEGNVSPLQDCSIKQKQLQQLEKQLKYLAFRNPGPQVADFNPETREQKKKECMLQMKQNFFYKPKINKKYDKRGRLLCNNIDLCDCLEKSCPGCFYPCPKCNSNKCGPECRCNRKWVYDTIETEPGHVISVLPFFVPD